The following are encoded together in the Paludisphaera mucosa genome:
- a CDS encoding efflux RND transporter periplasmic adaptor subunit has protein sequence MNRRMFASILGLGCLAAGQGGCAPAARQAEAKSDVPAPVTVTVAPIERRAIERTIEAVGSLRGWEQVTAGTKRPGRVLKVFHDMGDRVRPDEPLIQIDPVDARLAYSVAESRYLAELVRLGISSDAADDFVKRYGISETLVTGPQTEEVIEKVPAVVQYRVTMEKAAQNLARQRNLSRKGAGTAQELEDQESDYRSSVAAYDNAKSTARNAIAVALANRVSRDQSEQMLKDLTILAPHPQQPPPTKTRTDEVVYAIAARSVSEGQMIKEGEAVFDLVVENPLRLWANVPERYSDRIHEGQAVRISVASHPDRTFDGKVSRINPSVDPASRTFQVETVAPNEERLLRPGGFAKAVIVTDSAADASVVPIESIVQYAGVTKLFVLEGDVVRSVDDVVLLNEGSGWVEVESKSLPRSGMVVTTGQSKLAGGTKVVVREPEPEAAKKPAPAAAPTSAPKPAAEPPPAVK, from the coding sequence ATGAACCGTCGGATGTTCGCGTCGATACTGGGCCTGGGATGCCTCGCCGCCGGCCAGGGGGGATGCGCCCCCGCGGCCAGGCAGGCCGAGGCCAAGTCCGACGTCCCCGCGCCGGTCACCGTCACCGTCGCGCCCATCGAACGGCGGGCGATCGAGCGGACGATCGAGGCCGTCGGCTCGCTGCGGGGCTGGGAGCAGGTCACGGCCGGCACGAAGCGGCCGGGCCGGGTCCTGAAGGTCTTCCACGACATGGGCGATCGCGTCCGCCCCGACGAGCCGCTCATCCAGATCGACCCGGTCGACGCCCGGCTCGCCTACAGCGTCGCCGAGTCGCGCTACCTGGCCGAGCTGGTCCGGCTCGGGATCAGCTCCGATGCGGCGGACGACTTCGTCAAGCGCTACGGCATCAGCGAGACCCTCGTCACCGGCCCCCAGACCGAGGAGGTCATCGAGAAGGTCCCCGCCGTGGTGCAGTACCGCGTCACGATGGAAAAGGCCGCCCAGAACCTCGCCCGCCAGCGCAACCTCAGCCGCAAGGGGGCCGGGACGGCGCAGGAGCTCGAGGACCAGGAGAGCGACTACCGCTCGTCGGTCGCCGCCTACGACAACGCCAAGTCCACGGCGCGGAACGCGATCGCGGTGGCGCTGGCCAATCGGGTGTCGCGCGACCAGTCCGAGCAGATGCTCAAGGACCTGACGATCCTGGCGCCCCACCCCCAGCAGCCGCCGCCGACCAAGACGCGGACCGACGAGGTGGTCTACGCGATCGCCGCGCGGTCGGTCTCGGAAGGCCAGATGATCAAGGAGGGGGAGGCCGTGTTCGACCTGGTCGTCGAGAACCCGCTGCGGCTCTGGGCCAACGTCCCCGAGCGCTATAGCGACCGGATCCACGAGGGGCAGGCCGTGCGGATCTCGGTCGCCTCGCACCCCGACCGGACGTTCGACGGCAAGGTCTCGCGGATCAACCCGTCGGTGGACCCCGCCAGCCGGACGTTCCAGGTGGAGACCGTGGCCCCCAACGAGGAGCGCCTGCTGCGGCCCGGCGGCTTCGCCAAGGCCGTGATCGTCACCGACTCCGCGGCCGACGCGTCCGTCGTCCCCATCGAATCCATCGTCCAGTACGCCGGCGTCACCAAGCTGTTCGTCCTCGAAGGGGACGTCGTCCGCTCCGTCGACGACGTCGTCCTGCTCAACGAGGGCTCGGGCTGGGTGGAGGTCGAGAGCAAGTCCCTGCCCCGGTCGGGCATGGTCGTGACGACCGGCCAGTCCAAGCTCGCGGGCGGCACCAAGGTGGTCGTCCGCGAGCCCGAGCCCGAGGCCGCGAAGAAGCCGGCCCCGGCCGCGGCGCCCACCTCGGCGCCCAAGCCGGCCGCCGAGCCCCCGCCGGCCGTCAAGTGA
- a CDS encoding tetratricopeptide repeat protein, producing the protein MPRLGPGSVGSFIACLGVGLLGSSPALAAGEDARTAETFLLGLRERGYYDLASEYIDRLRSDPGLGEPLKGLLDYHEGRALIDEASRTVDLARRRELLDRAGGRLEAFVKGRPEDQTTMEAVLEIARSLSERGHLARLVGEDAPEAEKKRAKVDEARAMFRQAADAYGRAADQLAAAYKAKAGFLPKGDARQEDRGRIFASMLDAALKRGIALYEEAQTFPADAKERGEILNQAIARFDDLYKNYRTQLAGLTAQMFQAKCYEEQGKIGEAIGIYNQVLSQPDPRLRDLKRNVHYFYIVALTKRKQFALAADEAVKWLQTYDRRDERRSMEGLGVYFELARSLDAQITPETPKADRDQAAKKIVEALSPVVRTPTPFKNDALAMLRKYKPNAAIQGREIARLGFDEALGQGDEALAGREWDRAIALLRAAVSKAGPRQADRVDLARYNLAYACYMNRWYPEAEVLAGHLARRHSRWEHAPPAAALAMQAILDEYNTPQHADRAADLERYIDLAKFTAETWPEREEADDARINLGQIHQGRGEYDLAVADFASVRERSPRRLEAQTRLGGAHWAKSRNLARAGDEKKAEADAEAAQAVTVLRKALDDRKAAGAPAGDAGFLGNAADLAAALTESGKVDEALATLKPIVDAQSAKTGPAYGRLMEAYLLAQINSGQVEPAIASMRAVEQSGDGANRTQLYYKLGRLLEGELDRLRKANQPQKLAQTKEAFRTFLLALAESKKGQTFESLRWAAEGLLSLDAGAEAEAVLRKLVDESAADPEFLKQKGAADRLLRAKVKLAAALRVQKKYDQAASLLDELTADKEYRRYLDPLLEKGELLDVQAEVGLGTWAASCAHWQDVAKRLDRARPRPETYFDAWYRAAIAYSKQQQPAKARQTLTAVMRLNPGVGGPTMKQKYEALLATLK; encoded by the coding sequence ATGCCCCGTCTCGGTCCCGGATCCGTCGGCTCGTTCATCGCGTGCTTGGGCGTCGGACTTCTCGGTTCGTCCCCCGCGCTCGCCGCCGGCGAGGACGCCCGGACGGCCGAGACGTTCCTGCTCGGGCTCCGCGAGCGGGGCTATTACGACCTGGCCTCCGAGTACATCGACCGCCTCCGATCCGACCCCGGGCTCGGCGAGCCCCTCAAGGGCCTGCTCGACTACCACGAGGGCCGCGCCCTGATCGACGAGGCGTCGCGGACCGTCGACCTGGCGCGTCGTCGCGAGCTGCTCGACCGCGCGGGCGGCCGGCTGGAGGCGTTCGTCAAGGGTCGCCCCGAGGACCAGACGACGATGGAGGCCGTCCTCGAGATCGCCCGCAGCCTCTCGGAACGCGGCCACCTGGCGCGACTCGTCGGCGAGGACGCCCCGGAGGCCGAGAAGAAGCGGGCCAAGGTCGACGAGGCCCGCGCCATGTTCCGGCAGGCGGCCGACGCCTACGGCCGGGCCGCCGATCAGCTCGCCGCGGCCTACAAGGCCAAGGCCGGATTCCTCCCCAAGGGCGACGCCCGCCAGGAGGACCGCGGCCGCATCTTCGCCTCGATGCTCGACGCCGCCCTCAAGCGTGGAATCGCCCTTTACGAGGAGGCTCAGACCTTCCCCGCCGACGCCAAGGAGCGGGGCGAGATCCTCAACCAGGCCATCGCGCGATTCGACGACCTCTACAAGAACTACCGGACCCAGCTCGCCGGCCTGACGGCCCAGATGTTCCAGGCCAAGTGCTACGAGGAGCAGGGGAAGATCGGCGAGGCGATCGGCATCTACAACCAGGTCCTCAGCCAGCCCGACCCCCGGCTCCGCGACCTCAAGCGGAACGTCCACTACTTCTACATCGTCGCCCTGACCAAGCGCAAGCAGTTCGCCCTGGCCGCCGACGAGGCCGTGAAGTGGCTGCAGACCTACGACCGCCGCGACGAGCGACGCTCGATGGAGGGCCTGGGCGTCTACTTCGAGCTGGCCCGCAGCCTCGACGCCCAGATCACCCCCGAGACCCCCAAGGCGGACCGTGACCAGGCGGCGAAGAAGATCGTCGAGGCCCTCTCGCCGGTCGTCCGCACGCCGACCCCGTTCAAGAACGACGCCCTGGCGATGCTCAGGAAGTACAAGCCCAACGCCGCGATCCAGGGCCGCGAGATCGCCCGCCTGGGCTTCGACGAGGCGCTCGGCCAGGGCGACGAGGCGCTCGCCGGCCGCGAATGGGACCGCGCGATCGCCCTGCTCCGGGCCGCCGTCTCGAAGGCCGGCCCGCGCCAGGCCGACCGGGTCGACCTCGCGCGCTACAACCTGGCCTACGCCTGCTACATGAACAGGTGGTACCCCGAGGCCGAGGTCCTGGCCGGCCACCTCGCGCGCCGCCACTCGCGCTGGGAGCACGCCCCGCCGGCCGCGGCGCTCGCCATGCAGGCGATCCTCGACGAGTACAACACACCCCAGCACGCCGACCGGGCGGCCGACCTGGAGCGGTACATCGACCTGGCGAAGTTCACGGCCGAGACCTGGCCCGAGCGCGAGGAGGCCGACGACGCCCGCATCAACCTGGGCCAGATCCACCAGGGGCGCGGCGAGTACGACCTGGCCGTCGCCGACTTCGCCTCGGTCCGCGAGCGCTCGCCCCGGCGGCTGGAGGCGCAGACCCGCCTCGGCGGCGCGCACTGGGCCAAGAGCCGCAACCTCGCCCGCGCCGGCGACGAGAAGAAGGCCGAGGCCGACGCCGAGGCCGCGCAGGCCGTCACGGTCCTCCGCAAGGCGCTCGACGACCGCAAGGCCGCCGGCGCCCCGGCGGGGGACGCCGGCTTCCTCGGCAACGCGGCCGACCTGGCCGCGGCGCTGACCGAGTCCGGCAAGGTCGACGAGGCCCTCGCCACCCTGAAGCCGATCGTCGACGCCCAGTCCGCGAAAACCGGCCCGGCGTACGGCCGGCTGATGGAGGCGTACCTCCTCGCCCAGATCAACTCCGGCCAGGTCGAGCCGGCCATCGCGTCGATGCGGGCCGTCGAGCAGAGCGGCGACGGCGCGAACCGTACGCAGCTTTATTACAAGCTCGGCCGGCTCCTGGAAGGCGAGCTCGACCGCCTCCGCAAGGCCAACCAGCCCCAGAAGCTGGCCCAGACGAAGGAGGCCTTCCGCACCTTTCTGCTCGCCCTGGCCGAGAGTAAGAAGGGGCAGACCTTCGAGTCCCTGCGCTGGGCCGCCGAGGGCCTGCTCTCGCTCGACGCCGGCGCCGAGGCCGAGGCCGTCCTCCGCAAGCTCGTCGACGAATCGGCCGCCGACCCCGAGTTCCTGAAGCAGAAGGGGGCCGCCGACCGGCTGCTCCGCGCCAAGGTCAAGCTCGCCGCCGCGCTCCGCGTCCAGAAGAAGTACGACCAGGCCGCCTCCCTCCTCGACGAGCTGACCGCCGACAAGGAATACCGCCGCTACCTCGACCCGCTCCTGGAGAAGGGCGAGTTGCTCGACGTCCAGGCCGAGGTCGGCCTGGGGACCTGGGCCGCTTCCTGCGCCCACTGGCAGGACGTCGCGAAGCGGCTCGACCGCGCCCGACCCCGGCCCGAGACCTACTTCGACGCCTGGTATCGCGCCGCGATCGCCTACTCCAAGCAGCAGCAGCCCGCCAAGGCCCGCCAGACGCTCACCGCCGTCATGCGTCTCAACCCGGGGGTCGGCGGCCCGACGATGAAGCAGAAGTACGAAGCCCTGCTCGCGACCCTGAAATAG
- a CDS encoding beta-lactamase hydrolase domain-containing protein, giving the protein MNLERPITDRITIADQPEEADLARFRDDGYGAVVNLRQDGEPEQPMDIAAEGREAAGLGMAYHHYAVGQPPLADPGVAEACDFIDRESAKGKVLVHCRKGARAAAIVLIQQARAHGWKPDEAVAKGRAIGIELEPPLRAKVEQYLNAQA; this is encoded by the coding sequence ATGAACCTGGAACGGCCGATCACGGACCGGATCACGATCGCGGACCAGCCCGAGGAGGCGGACCTGGCCCGGTTCCGGGACGACGGCTACGGAGCCGTGGTGAACCTGCGGCAGGACGGCGAGCCCGAGCAGCCGATGGATATCGCCGCGGAGGGTCGCGAGGCGGCCGGCCTGGGGATGGCCTATCACCACTACGCCGTCGGTCAGCCGCCCCTGGCCGACCCGGGCGTGGCCGAGGCCTGCGACTTCATCGATCGGGAGTCGGCGAAGGGCAAGGTCCTGGTGCACTGCCGCAAGGGGGCCCGGGCCGCCGCGATCGTCCTCATCCAGCAGGCCCGCGCCCACGGCTGGAAGCCCGACGAGGCCGTCGCGAAAGGACGCGCGATCGGCATCGAGCTGGAGCCGCCGCTGCGGGCCAAGGTCGAGCAGTACCTGAACGCGCAGGCTTAA
- a CDS encoding tetratricopeptide repeat protein — translation MSPLTRSRNGLALALGLTLAAATARGDVVQLIAGSAFKPSQGGAVRGQVTAESPTEVAVSLGASTVNVPTDQIESIEYQGQPAALQLGETNAAAGRAAEAIAQFQKAATEAAGKPFVIEAAKFGEATLLGELALTEPDRVKEALTRLTGFLQAYPKGRHVVATRESLARLQLHAQDYKGAEANIAELAKLAPGAGRAAVLKARLLLKEGDFQGAAADLDRLIAAAPENSAQQVELKLVKAETLIAASKYDEAESLVRQVIAAAPAEDAAVQSKAYNTLGDCQNAAARPKDALLAYLHVDLLYSKDKEEHPRALRRIEQLFRKMGQLPRADEYGQRLKQDYPNSPWAKQPPG, via the coding sequence ATGTCGCCGCTGACCCGCAGTCGAAACGGACTCGCGCTCGCCCTCGGCCTCACGCTCGCCGCCGCAACGGCCCGCGGCGACGTCGTGCAGCTCATCGCCGGGTCGGCGTTCAAGCCGTCCCAGGGAGGCGCGGTGCGAGGCCAGGTGACCGCGGAGTCGCCGACGGAGGTGGCCGTCTCGCTGGGGGCCTCGACGGTCAACGTCCCGACCGACCAGATCGAATCGATCGAGTACCAGGGCCAGCCGGCGGCCTTGCAGCTCGGCGAGACCAACGCCGCCGCCGGCCGCGCGGCCGAGGCGATCGCCCAGTTCCAGAAGGCGGCGACCGAGGCCGCGGGCAAGCCGTTCGTCATCGAGGCCGCCAAGTTCGGCGAGGCCACGCTTTTGGGCGAGCTGGCCCTGACCGAGCCCGACCGCGTCAAGGAGGCCCTGACCAGGCTGACCGGGTTCCTCCAGGCCTATCCCAAGGGCCGCCACGTCGTGGCGACGCGCGAGTCGCTGGCGCGGCTCCAGCTCCACGCCCAGGACTACAAGGGGGCCGAGGCGAACATCGCCGAGCTGGCCAAGCTCGCCCCGGGCGCGGGCCGGGCGGCCGTGCTCAAGGCCCGACTGCTCCTCAAGGAGGGCGACTTCCAGGGCGCGGCGGCCGACCTCGACCGCCTGATCGCCGCCGCGCCCGAGAACTCCGCGCAGCAGGTCGAGCTGAAGCTCGTCAAGGCCGAGACCCTGATCGCCGCCAGCAAGTACGACGAGGCCGAGTCGCTCGTCCGCCAGGTGATCGCCGCCGCCCCCGCCGAGGACGCCGCCGTCCAGTCGAAGGCGTACAACACCCTGGGCGACTGCCAGAACGCCGCCGCCCGCCCCAAGGACGCCTTGCTCGCCTACCTCCACGTCGACCTGCTCTACAGCAAGGACAAGGAGGAGCACCCCCGCGCCCTGCGGCGGATCGAGCAGCTCTTCCGCAAGATGGGCCAGCTCCCCCGCGCCGACGAGTACGGCCAGCGGCTCAAGCAGGATTACCCCAACAGCCCCTGGGCCAAGCAGCCGCCGGGCTGA
- a CDS encoding TetR/AcrR family transcriptional regulator, which yields MTTAAKAEESEVARHIARAAARLFARRGYEATSIREIVEEAGVAKPTLYYYYGSKEGLAKALLADPLNALAERLGDVIRNEADPVRVLEQVLEAHFAFCREEPDRSRLFFAVGFGPPEAGLALMMECRKGDLHDWTAAAFGRCVEAGLLDPESVDAFATMFRGVLIVSIIDFLYHDKPLGGDRARVLVAALLRGFEGRRPPAGPEGRP from the coding sequence ATGACGACGGCCGCGAAAGCCGAGGAGAGCGAGGTGGCGCGGCACATCGCGCGGGCGGCGGCCCGGCTGTTCGCCCGCCGCGGGTACGAGGCGACGTCCATCCGCGAGATCGTCGAGGAGGCGGGGGTCGCGAAGCCCACGCTCTACTACTACTACGGCAGCAAGGAGGGGCTCGCGAAGGCCCTCCTGGCCGACCCCCTGAACGCGCTGGCGGAGCGCCTCGGCGACGTGATCCGCAACGAGGCCGACCCGGTCCGGGTGCTGGAGCAGGTCCTGGAGGCCCACTTCGCCTTCTGCCGCGAGGAGCCCGACCGCTCGCGGCTCTTCTTCGCGGTCGGGTTCGGCCCGCCCGAGGCGGGCCTGGCCCTGATGATGGAATGCCGCAAGGGCGACCTCCACGACTGGACGGCCGCCGCGTTCGGCCGCTGCGTGGAGGCCGGCCTCCTCGACCCCGAGAGCGTCGACGCGTTCGCGACGATGTTCCGGGGCGTGCTGATCGTCTCGATCATCGATTTCCTCTATCACGACAAACCGCTCGGGGGGGACCGTGCGCGCGTGCTCGTCGCGGCGCTCCTCCGGGGATTCGAGGGCCGTCGCCCCCCCGCGGGCCCGGAGGGTCGCCCATGA
- a CDS encoding Gfo/Idh/MocA family protein: protein MKNEHVTRRGFVGTAGVAVGAASAFAAPAVGRAAAPSERKRLGIIGAGSRGNQLLDTFLKEKDVDLVAVADVDDRHANETADRIKKEKEGERPDVSRDYRAMLDRKDLDAVIIATPDHWHALPTIHAVLAGKDVYVEKPVAHNVAEGRAMIEAGKKTGKIIAVGTQQRSSNHFRKAVEIVQSGKLGKVFWVQTWNYENISPVGMGRVADVETPPYVDYDKWLGPAPARPFNLNRFHLLFRWYFDYAGGMMSDWGVHLNDIVLWALDAKGPNSVYATGGVETTDDDRDTPDTLQVVYEFPTATLTYSMRKGNGLKFNGHDYGILFCGTDGSLLLDRSGYEVFPDQVSLPYGIKLVHGDRETRKITLESSKEKGDDGQPPHVRNFLDCLASRAKPTADIEIAHRSTNTCHLGNIAYKVGRKLNWDVEAERFKNDPEADALLGREARKGYELPQI from the coding sequence ATGAAGAACGAGCATGTCACGAGGCGAGGTTTCGTGGGGACGGCGGGCGTCGCCGTGGGGGCGGCTTCGGCGTTCGCGGCCCCGGCCGTCGGCCGCGCCGCGGCGCCCAGCGAGCGGAAGCGGCTGGGGATCATCGGCGCGGGGAGCCGGGGGAATCAGCTCCTGGACACCTTCCTGAAAGAGAAGGACGTCGACCTGGTCGCCGTGGCCGACGTCGACGACCGCCACGCGAACGAGACGGCCGACCGGATCAAGAAGGAGAAGGAGGGCGAGCGGCCCGACGTCAGTCGCGACTACCGCGCGATGCTCGACCGCAAGGACCTCGACGCCGTCATCATCGCCACCCCCGACCACTGGCACGCCCTGCCCACGATCCACGCCGTGCTGGCCGGCAAGGACGTCTACGTCGAGAAGCCCGTCGCGCACAACGTGGCCGAGGGCCGGGCCATGATCGAGGCCGGCAAGAAGACCGGCAAGATCATCGCCGTGGGCACCCAGCAGCGGTCGTCGAACCACTTCCGCAAGGCCGTCGAGATCGTCCAGTCCGGCAAACTCGGCAAGGTCTTCTGGGTCCAGACCTGGAACTACGAGAACATCAGCCCGGTCGGCATGGGCCGCGTCGCCGACGTCGAGACGCCGCCGTACGTCGACTACGACAAGTGGCTGGGCCCCGCGCCGGCGCGGCCGTTCAACCTCAACCGCTTCCACCTGCTCTTCCGCTGGTACTTCGACTACGCCGGCGGCATGATGAGCGACTGGGGCGTCCACCTGAACGACATCGTGCTCTGGGCGCTCGACGCCAAGGGGCCGAACAGCGTGTACGCGACCGGCGGCGTCGAGACCACCGACGACGACCGCGACACGCCCGACACGCTGCAGGTCGTCTACGAGTTCCCCACCGCCACCCTGACGTACTCGATGCGCAAGGGGAACGGCCTGAAGTTCAACGGCCACGACTACGGGATCCTCTTCTGCGGCACCGACGGCAGCCTGCTGCTGGACCGCTCGGGCTACGAGGTCTTCCCCGACCAGGTCTCGCTGCCGTACGGCATCAAGCTCGTCCACGGCGACCGCGAGACTCGCAAGATCACGCTCGAATCCTCGAAGGAGAAGGGGGACGACGGCCAGCCGCCGCACGTCCGCAACTTCCTCGACTGCCTGGCCTCGCGGGCCAAGCCGACGGCCGACATCGAGATCGCCCACCGGTCGACGAACACCTGCCACCTGGGGAACATCGCCTACAAGGTCGGCCGCAAGCTGAACTGGGACGTCGAGGCCGAGCGCTTCAAGAACGACCCCGAGGCCGACGCCCTGCTCGGCCGCGAGGCCCGCAAGGGCTACGAGCTTCCCCAGATCTGA
- a CDS encoding efflux RND transporter periplasmic adaptor subunit, with amino-acid sequence MNPRFRPLAVACALAALETIARAQSLPTSATIDAEPLTLTAPERFQVVSTLEPIRRISIVAPADGTVRSVDATMGSPVTANQQVAELDRGEAAARLKIAEAELREKQAQIAIQQGPAAVAKAQVEAAEARVELARLELDRLTLRAPFGGRILATPVSSGQFVLKGTVIAELADVTTLKALAPVDRRAAKAGGEVAIFIEEQAQSAKIQSMGPLPTSEDYGPLRELAAPFAAAWIQVPNVKGELEPGLRVRSASLPSSPVVVVPRAAIKPPAAGSPDATVQVIRAEHVVDVRIKTLGAVGPERVQVSGAFRGSDALIVASSVSLLPGTFVRFGAEGKVEGAPPDRNQPGQAASVAPAPAAEPATRPAAKATRRPTAPPPANSAGATPF; translated from the coding sequence ATGAATCCACGCTTCCGACCGCTCGCCGTCGCGTGCGCCCTGGCCGCGCTCGAAACGATCGCCCGGGCGCAGAGCCTTCCGACCTCGGCGACGATCGACGCCGAGCCGTTGACGCTCACGGCCCCCGAGCGGTTCCAGGTCGTCTCCACGCTGGAGCCGATCCGCCGGATCTCGATCGTGGCCCCGGCCGACGGGACGGTGCGGAGCGTCGACGCGACGATGGGCTCGCCCGTCACGGCCAACCAGCAGGTCGCCGAGCTGGACCGCGGCGAGGCCGCGGCCCGGCTCAAGATCGCCGAGGCCGAGCTGCGCGAGAAGCAGGCCCAGATCGCCATCCAGCAAGGGCCCGCGGCCGTCGCCAAGGCGCAGGTCGAGGCCGCCGAGGCGCGGGTCGAGCTGGCCCGACTGGAGCTGGACCGCTTGACGCTGCGTGCCCCGTTCGGCGGCCGGATCCTGGCCACGCCCGTCTCCTCGGGACAGTTCGTTTTGAAGGGGACGGTGATCGCCGAGCTTGCGGACGTCACGACCCTCAAGGCGCTGGCCCCCGTCGACCGCCGCGCCGCGAAGGCGGGCGGCGAGGTCGCGATCTTCATCGAGGAGCAGGCGCAATCCGCCAAGATCCAGTCGATGGGGCCGCTCCCCACGTCCGAGGATTACGGGCCCCTCCGCGAGCTGGCCGCCCCGTTCGCCGCCGCGTGGATCCAGGTCCCCAACGTCAAGGGCGAGCTGGAGCCCGGGCTCCGGGTCCGCAGCGCGAGCCTGCCGTCGTCGCCGGTTGTCGTGGTGCCGCGCGCGGCGATCAAGCCCCCCGCCGCCGGCTCGCCCGACGCGACCGTCCAGGTCATCCGCGCCGAGCACGTCGTCGACGTCCGGATCAAGACGCTGGGGGCCGTCGGCCCCGAGCGGGTGCAGGTGTCGGGCGCGTTTCGCGGGAGCGACGCCCTGATCGTCGCGTCGTCGGTCTCGCTCCTGCCGGGGACGTTCGTGCGCTTCGGCGCCGAGGGCAAGGTCGAAGGCGCGCCCCCCGACCGCAATCAGCCCGGCCAGGCCGCCTCGGTGGCCCCGGCCCCTGCGGCCGAGCCCGCAACCCGGCCAGCCGCCAAGGCCACGCGGCGGCCGACCGCGCCGCCGCCGGCCAATTCCGCCGGCGCGACGCCGTTCTGA